One Deltaproteobacteria bacterium DNA window includes the following coding sequences:
- a CDS encoding sodium:proton antiporter — protein sequence MAISIALIILLGLCGDYLFRQFKLPGLVGMLLVGILIGPYALNLMAPEMMTVSGDFRKIALIVILLRAGFELRRDTLNRVGRPALIMSAVPAVFEILGVMLAAHRLLEMTYLEAAILGAILGAVSPAVVVPLMIDFMDRGRGTKKGIPTLILGASSVDDVFVIVLFTVFLGMYGGGEVNLWVQFAEIPLSIVLGIIAGLIPGYLLYRFFTKYDWRPPKRTIVVMGAAIALTWLEVAVAHWVPVASLLGVMAIGFVILEKSEPIAHIVSQKLKKLWVFAELLLFVLVGAQVNIHVAWQAGLAGVAVITVGLLFRSVGTYISLFGTDLTRMEKLFCVVAYIPKATVQAAIGAVPLAAGVASGEVILAVAVLSILLTAPVGAIAISVLGERILDREAQSAYRFNELRERLGLPRVGERVRNKDSDAVWKIIEEKEMWIEPPATAGEHDAGPQSIPAISLRYWKEDSSNGPGTGKTLVCRYSQMDAPFDLGWEILYDW from the coding sequence ATGGCTATCAGTATCGCTTTGATCATTCTCCTGGGGTTGTGCGGGGATTACTTGTTTCGACAATTCAAACTGCCGGGCTTGGTGGGGATGCTCCTGGTGGGAATCCTCATAGGGCCTTATGCCCTGAATCTTATGGCCCCGGAGATGATGACGGTTTCCGGAGATTTTCGCAAGATCGCACTCATCGTCATCCTCCTCCGGGCCGGGTTTGAGCTGCGGCGAGATACCCTCAACCGTGTGGGCAGGCCGGCGCTCATCATGAGCGCCGTGCCAGCGGTTTTCGAGATTTTGGGCGTGATGCTGGCAGCCCATCGGCTCTTGGAAATGACCTATCTGGAAGCGGCCATCCTGGGGGCTATCCTCGGGGCGGTGTCTCCAGCCGTGGTGGTCCCCCTCATGATTGATTTCATGGATCGGGGACGAGGCACGAAAAAGGGGATTCCCACCCTTATCTTAGGCGCTTCATCGGTGGATGATGTCTTTGTCATTGTGCTTTTTACCGTATTCTTAGGCATGTACGGAGGCGGGGAGGTGAATCTGTGGGTTCAGTTCGCCGAAATTCCGCTCAGTATCGTCCTCGGGATCATCGCGGGCCTGATTCCGGGGTATCTCCTCTATCGTTTCTTCACCAAATACGACTGGCGGCCGCCCAAGCGGACCATTGTAGTGATGGGGGCCGCTATTGCGCTGACCTGGCTGGAAGTCGCAGTGGCGCATTGGGTCCCCGTCGCGAGCCTTCTGGGCGTGATGGCCATCGGTTTCGTGATCCTGGAAAAATCCGAGCCCATCGCCCATATCGTCTCACAGAAATTAAAGAAGCTCTGGGTGTTTGCGGAACTCCTCCTGTTTGTGCTGGTGGGCGCCCAGGTAAACATCCACGTGGCCTGGCAGGCGGGCCTTGCAGGTGTCGCCGTGATCACGGTGGGCCTCCTGTTCAGGAGCGTCGGGACCTATATCTCCCTCTTCGGTACGGACCTGACCCGAATGGAGAAGCTCTTTTGCGTGGTGGCCTACATCCCCAAGGCCACGGTTCAGGCCGCCATCGGCGCGGTGCCTCTCGCCGCAGGCGTGGCTTCAGGAGAGGTCATCCTGGCCGTGGCGGTGCTCTCGATTCTTTTGACCGCACCCGTCGGGGCTATCGCCATCTCCGTGCTGGGAGAGCGGATCCTGGACAGGGAGGCGCAATCCGCTTACCGGTTCAACGAACTGAGGGAGAGGCTGGGTCTTCCGAGGGTGGGCGAGCGAGTTCGAAACAAAGATTCTGACGCCGTCTGGAAGATCATCGAGGAGAAGGAGATGTGGATCGAGCCCCCGGCAACGGCCGGTGAGCATGATGCTGGGCCGCAGTCCATCCCCGCCATATCCCTCCGGTACTGGAAGGAAGATTCCAGCAATGGACCCGGGACGGGGAAAACCCTCGTCTGCCGCTACAGCCAGATGGACGCACCCTTTGATCTGGGCTGGGAGATCCTTTACGACTGGTAA
- a CDS encoding peptide chain release factor 3, which produces MDKCYQNEIKRRRTFAIISHPDAGKTTLTEKLLLFGGAIHIAGAVKPRRASRHAASDWMDIERERGISVTTSVMKFNYRDFEMNLLDTPGHQDFSEDTYRVLTAVDSALMVIDSVKGVESQTEKLMEVCRMRNTPIITFINKLDREGLPPLDILSEIEDKLQIECAPLSWPIGMGKGFKGVYNLYGKELHLFTAGQETRNHDGIRITDLADARLDEWLGSRAGALREDTELLEGAANPLELSHFLNGSQTPVFFGSALNNFGVRELLDAFVEMAPAPRPRPAESREVSPYEEPFSGFVFKIQANMDPAHRDRMAFLRICSGKFTRGMKVVHHRAGKQIALANATIFMAQDRTNVDEAYPGDIIGIHNHGTIRIGDTFTEKEALRFTGIPSFAPEHFRRVILKNPLKQKQLQKGLAQLAEEGAVQFFRPLTGTDYVLGAVGALQFDVTVARLKGEYGVDAVYEPVGFSTARWIDCEDRKKLKEFANKHTGNVARDAQGRLTYLAPNAWRLGFVMEDWPHISFHKTREQN; this is translated from the coding sequence ATGGATAAATGTTATCAAAATGAAATCAAAAGGCGTCGGACCTTTGCGATTATCAGCCACCCGGATGCCGGCAAGACCACATTGACGGAAAAGCTGCTCCTCTTTGGCGGCGCCATTCACATTGCCGGAGCAGTCAAGCCCCGCCGGGCGTCCCGGCATGCCGCCAGCGACTGGATGGACATCGAGAGGGAGAGAGGCATCTCGGTCACCACATCGGTGATGAAGTTCAACTACAGGGATTTTGAGATGAATCTTCTTGACACCCCGGGACACCAGGATTTTTCCGAGGATACCTACAGGGTCCTGACCGCGGTGGACAGCGCTCTCATGGTCATCGACAGCGTGAAGGGGGTTGAATCTCAGACAGAGAAGCTGATGGAGGTCTGCAGGATGCGCAACACCCCCATTATCACATTTATCAATAAGCTTGACCGTGAAGGGCTGCCGCCGCTGGATATCTTAAGCGAGATAGAGGACAAACTCCAGATCGAGTGTGCGCCCCTTTCATGGCCGATCGGCATGGGCAAGGGCTTTAAAGGGGTTTACAATCTCTACGGCAAGGAACTTCATCTTTTTACCGCCGGACAGGAGACCCGAAACCATGACGGGATTCGGATCACCGATTTGGCGGATGCCAGGCTGGATGAATGGTTGGGCAGCCGGGCCGGTGCACTGCGCGAGGATACGGAATTGCTGGAAGGGGCGGCCAATCCCCTGGAACTGAGCCATTTTCTGAATGGGAGCCAGACGCCGGTCTTTTTCGGCAGTGCTCTCAACAACTTCGGGGTCAGGGAACTGCTCGACGCCTTTGTGGAAATGGCGCCGGCGCCACGTCCGAGACCAGCTGAGAGCAGGGAGGTCTCTCCCTATGAGGAGCCTTTTTCAGGATTTGTTTTCAAGATCCAGGCAAACATGGACCCGGCCCACCGGGACCGGATGGCATTCCTGAGGATCTGCTCCGGGAAATTTACCCGGGGAATGAAGGTTGTTCACCATCGCGCCGGCAAACAGATAGCCCTGGCCAATGCCACTATTTTCATGGCCCAGGACAGGACCAATGTTGATGAGGCCTATCCCGGCGATATCATCGGTATTCACAACCACGGCACCATCCGGATCGGAGATACGTTCACCGAAAAGGAGGCGTTGAGATTTACCGGCATCCCCAGCTTCGCCCCTGAACATTTCCGGCGGGTGATCCTCAAGAATCCCTTGAAACAGAAACAGCTTCAAAAGGGATTGGCCCAATTGGCGGAAGAGGGCGCGGTGCAGTTCTTTCGGCCCCTGACGGGCACAGACTATGTTCTGGGGGCGGTCGGTGCCTTACAGTTCGATGTGACCGTAGCGAGGCTCAAGGGAGAATACGGCGTGGATGCGGTCTACGAACCCGTAGGGTTTTCCACGGCGCGCTGGATTGACTGCGAGGATCGGAAAAAGCTCAAAGAATTTGCCAACAAACACACCGGCAATGTGGCCCGTGACGCACAGGGGCGGTTGACCTATCTGGCCCCTAATGCATGGCGTCTCGGTTTCGTCATGGAAGATTGGCCCCATATCTCATTTCATAAGACCCGCGAGCAAAACTAA
- a CDS encoding DUF1328 domain-containing protein, whose protein sequence is MLRWVIIFLIVAIIAALFGFTGISAAAAGIAKILFFVFLIVFIAFLIMGLMGRRPPPV, encoded by the coding sequence ATGCTGAGATGGGTGATTATCTTCCTTATCGTGGCAATCATTGCGGCGCTTTTCGGATTTACCGGAATCTCTGCTGCAGCGGCAGGGATCGCTAAGATCCTTTTCTTTGTTTTTCTGATTGTCTTTATTGCTTTCTTGATCATGGGTCTAATGGGGAGACGGCCGCCGCCTGTGTGA
- a CDS encoding YtxH domain-containing protein, translated as MSDKREESSGSDHRFKYFLYGGIVGTLAMLLFAPKSGKETREIMAEKAQEGKEAVEKGIRRAQESIKEKKESLQAEAEDLLDKAKNLTKHEKETIVAAIEAGKNAYREEKGAHE; from the coding sequence ATGTCTGACAAAAGAGAGGAAAGCAGCGGTTCTGACCATCGATTCAAGTATTTTTTGTATGGTGGTATCGTGGGAACGCTTGCAATGTTATTGTTTGCTCCGAAATCCGGCAAAGAAACGAGGGAAATCATGGCCGAAAAGGCACAGGAGGGAAAGGAGGCCGTGGAAAAAGGCATCCGCAGGGCGCAGGAAAGCATTAAGGAGAAAAAGGAAAGCCTGCAGGCAGAGGCCGAAGATCTCTTGGACAAGGCGAAAAACCTGACAAAGCACGAAAAAGAAACGATTGTGGCAGCCATCGAAGCCGGCAAGAATGCCTACAGGGAAGAAAAAGGGGCACATGAATAG
- a CDS encoding ABC transporter permease — MEFLLDSFLSAVLLLWSFDPDLYFIIYVSLKVSFFSTLISSLLGVPAGFLVAFNEFRGKRAVITVLNSLLALPTVVVGLVVYAFISRRGILGILDLLYTQTAIVIGQVILIMPLVAALTIAAVGSIDEKYRKTAMTLGATGFQTARVIFREARFALVAAVIAAFGRVIAEVGVSMMLGGNAKGFTRTITTAMALEYDKGEFVLGVALGLVLLGISFSINILFNFVQGRARS; from the coding sequence ATGGAATTTCTCTTAGACAGTTTCTTATCCGCCGTTCTTCTTCTCTGGTCCTTCGATCCGGACCTGTATTTCATCATCTATGTCTCGCTGAAGGTCAGTTTTTTTTCGACGCTCATCAGCAGCCTGCTGGGGGTGCCGGCCGGCTTCCTGGTGGCATTCAATGAGTTCAGGGGAAAACGGGCGGTCATCACGGTCCTGAACTCCCTTCTGGCCCTCCCTACAGTTGTCGTGGGCCTGGTCGTCTATGCGTTCATATCGAGAAGAGGCATCTTGGGAATCCTGGATCTCCTCTATACGCAGACTGCCATAGTCATCGGACAGGTCATCCTGATCATGCCACTGGTGGCGGCCTTGACCATCGCGGCTGTCGGCAGTATCGATGAAAAATACCGGAAAACCGCCATGACCCTCGGGGCTACCGGATTCCAAACCGCCCGGGTGATCTTTCGAGAGGCCCGGTTCGCGCTGGTGGCCGCAGTTATCGCCGCTTTTGGAAGGGTGATCGCCGAGGTAGGCGTGAGCATGATGCTCGGCGGCAATGCCAAAGGTTTCACCCGGACCATTACCACGGCCATGGCCCTTGAGTACGACAAGGGGGAGTTCGTTCTGGGGGTCGCCCTGGGCCTTGTACTTCTGGGGATCAGTTTCAGTATCAATATATTGTTCAACTTCGTACAGGGGAGGGCGAGGTCGTGA
- a CDS encoding substrate-binding domain-containing protein, translated as MQSIIRVIFISTALVICPGGISVGQDKVLKMSTTTSTENSGLLDVLLPEFKKDTGIDVKVFAKGTGAAIRDGMDGNVDVIFVHDIEREKKFVADGYGTKRFAVMHNDFVIVGPKKDPADVKGSRNAFEAMARIARSKSGFVSRGDDSGTHSMEQALWKGSGVQLEKKSMDMVKGGSRTTLSFEHPQDLGGWYYAIGQGMGKALIFAEEKQAYTLTDRGTYLEYKFGRKEGLDLEIVLQGDGKLLNPYGVIPVNPKKQPHVKVDMATAFAEWLVSARGQGLIADYKIHGHQAFFPDAIPDVK; from the coding sequence ATGCAATCCATTATCCGGGTGATCTTTATATCCACGGCCCTGGTGATTTGTCCGGGAGGTATTTCCGTGGGGCAGGATAAGGTCCTCAAAATGTCCACCACCACGAGCACTGAGAATTCGGGGCTGCTGGATGTGCTCCTTCCGGAATTCAAGAAAGATACCGGCATCGACGTCAAGGTGTTCGCCAAGGGTACCGGTGCGGCGATCCGGGACGGCATGGACGGCAATGTGGATGTAATCTTTGTCCACGACATAGAGAGAGAAAAAAAATTCGTCGCGGACGGCTACGGGACAAAACGATTTGCGGTGATGCATAACGACTTTGTGATTGTCGGCCCCAAGAAGGACCCGGCAGACGTCAAAGGGAGCAGGAACGCGTTCGAGGCCATGGCAAGAATCGCCCGGAGCAAGTCCGGCTTTGTTTCCCGGGGGGATGACAGCGGGACCCACAGCATGGAGCAGGCGTTGTGGAAAGGGAGCGGGGTACAGCTGGAGAAGAAAAGCATGGACATGGTCAAAGGGGGCAGTAGAACTACCCTTTCCTTCGAGCATCCACAGGATCTCGGTGGGTGGTATTACGCCATCGGCCAGGGGATGGGGAAGGCCCTCATCTTTGCCGAGGAAAAACAGGCCTATACGCTGACCGACCGCGGCACCTATCTGGAATACAAATTCGGTCGAAAAGAGGGGCTGGATCTGGAAATCGTCCTCCAGGGGGACGGGAAACTCCTGAATCCCTACGGTGTGATCCCTGTGAATCCGAAAAAGCAGCCCCATGTGAAGGTGGATATGGCGACGGCGTTTGCCGAATGGCTCGTGTCGGCCCGGGGGCAGGGTCTGATCGCCGACTATAAGATCCATGGACACCAGGCATTCTTTCCGGATGCGATTCCTGACGTGAAATAG
- a CDS encoding metalloregulator ArsR/SmtB family transcription factor, with product MNNIIQTLKALADGTRFRIIDLLLTQNLCVGALATRLNISAAAVSQHLRILRKAGLVRGEKRGYWTHYSIDRALLHQVAEALMEKADLAPDLKMFPLSFHEADHTCLTKEENR from the coding sequence GTGAACAATATTATTCAAACCTTGAAGGCCCTGGCGGATGGGACGCGGTTCCGGATCATCGACCTCCTCCTGACCCAGAACCTGTGTGTAGGCGCCCTGGCCACTCGGTTAAATATCTCCGCCGCGGCCGTCTCCCAACATCTCCGGATATTGCGGAAGGCCGGTCTGGTAAGGGGAGAGAAACGGGGATACTGGACCCATTACAGCATTGACAGGGCCCTGCTTCATCAAGTTGCTGAGGCGTTGATGGAGAAGGCCGACCTGGCGCCTGATTTAAAGATGTTTCCTCTATCTTTTCATGAAGCGGATCATACATGCCTGACCAAGGAAGAAAACCGGTGA
- a CDS encoding ABC transporter ATP-binding protein, which yields MPDQGRKPVNALSIQGLAKRFDEVQAVSDVSVEVIEGELFGFLGPNGAGKTTTINMLTGLARPDAGMIRMGGIDCTGTPRAAQHLIGVVPDESNLYPELTGFDNLCFCAALYGMRKKEREPRARELLETFGLAGAGDRKFAGYSKGMKRKLTIAAGIIHNPEILFLDEPTTGIDVASARQIRQRIADLNRAGTTIFLTTHYIEEAERLCGRVAFIVQGRIIRIDTVADLIQPVQDTHVMQIAVSNTEPTLYPKLGTAFPHLSFQRLDRGLIRVESYRPIHVGPVVRFIEEEGIEVNEARRMRLSLEDVFVRITGIEAHAMKTEKEKGGGPR from the coding sequence ATGCCTGACCAAGGAAGAAAACCGGTGAATGCGCTGTCCATTCAGGGACTGGCCAAGCGATTCGACGAGGTCCAGGCCGTATCGGATGTAAGCGTTGAGGTAATCGAGGGCGAATTATTCGGGTTTCTCGGCCCCAACGGTGCGGGCAAGACCACGACCATCAACATGCTCACAGGCCTGGCGCGGCCGGACGCGGGGATGATCCGGATGGGCGGCATAGACTGCACAGGCACTCCCAGAGCAGCCCAGCATCTCATCGGCGTGGTTCCGGACGAAAGCAACCTGTATCCGGAACTCACCGGTTTCGACAATTTATGTTTCTGCGCAGCGCTCTATGGAATGCGGAAAAAGGAGCGGGAACCCCGTGCCCGCGAACTGCTGGAAACATTCGGTCTTGCCGGGGCGGGGGACCGGAAGTTCGCAGGCTATTCCAAGGGGATGAAACGCAAGCTCACCATCGCCGCCGGTATCATCCACAACCCTGAAATCCTTTTCCTGGATGAACCCACCACCGGCATCGACGTGGCCAGCGCCCGGCAGATCCGGCAGCGCATCGCAGACCTGAACCGGGCCGGAACCACCATCTTTCTAACGACTCATTACATCGAGGAGGCAGAGAGGCTCTGCGGCCGCGTCGCCTTTATCGTGCAGGGAAGGATCATCCGGATCGATACCGTGGCCGACCTGATTCAGCCCGTCCAGGATACGCATGTCATGCAGATTGCCGTATCCAATACCGAACCCACACTATACCCCAAGCTGGGCACAGCATTTCCCCATCTGTCATTTCAGCGCCTTGACCGGGGATTGATCCGGGTGGAGTCATACAGGCCCATCCATGTAGGCCCTGTGGTGCGGTTTATAGAGGAGGAGGGTATTGAGGTCAACGAGGCCCGCCGCATGCGCCTGTCTCTGGAGGATGTGTTCGTACGGATTACGGGAATCGAGGCACATGCCATGAAAACGGAAAAAGAAAAGGGAGGAGGCCCTCGGTGA
- a CDS encoding ABC transporter permease: MKRWIAFWNIFVKDLRAYYLKPPNVSWGLIFPLAWTGMFFIKSGGLKDVLFLVPGVVALSVLFGTTSLLSVTVTFEKKGKSFDRLLLAPIPLQLLMLAKTSGAILFGVVNAFVPILLAAFLTDLSQVAWSAAIPAIVLIAASSTFLGLFVAVSVSEVFEAQTFSNFFRFPMIFLCGLFFPIEQLPVFLRPLSYLFPLTYGVDILHGAFHGDHLMPFSTDFTALSLFCIGLFLISLRNIGRRWIL, translated from the coding sequence GTGAAGCGCTGGATCGCCTTCTGGAACATCTTCGTCAAGGACCTGCGTGCCTATTATCTCAAACCGCCCAATGTCAGCTGGGGCCTGATCTTCCCCCTGGCCTGGACCGGAATGTTCTTTATCAAGTCAGGCGGATTGAAAGACGTCCTTTTTCTGGTTCCGGGCGTGGTAGCCCTTTCGGTCCTTTTCGGAACCACCTCCCTCCTTTCCGTAACCGTCACCTTTGAAAAGAAGGGAAAATCCTTTGACCGGCTTCTCCTGGCGCCGATACCCCTTCAACTCTTAATGTTGGCCAAGACCTCGGGCGCCATCCTCTTCGGCGTGGTCAACGCCTTTGTTCCCATCCTCCTGGCGGCATTTCTAACCGATCTCTCACAGGTCGCCTGGAGTGCGGCCATCCCTGCCATTGTGCTCATCGCGGCAAGCTCCACCTTTCTGGGGCTCTTTGTGGCGGTTTCCGTAAGCGAAGTCTTCGAGGCCCAGACCTTTTCCAACTTCTTCCGCTTCCCCATGATCTTTCTCTGCGGGCTGTTTTTCCCCATTGAACAACTGCCCGTGTTTCTACGGCCCCTTTCCTATCTTTTTCCCTTAACCTACGGCGTGGACATCCTCCACGGGGCCTTCCACGGCGACCACCTGATGCCGTTTTCCACTGATTTCACAGCCCTTTCCTTATTCTGTATTGGCCTGTTTCTGATCAGTCTTCGCAACATCGGAAGACGCTGGATACTTTGA
- a CDS encoding sulfite exporter TauE/SafE family protein — translation MHFDVSGVDTWVFLPPLVAFVVSFFTSMGGVSGAFLLLPFQVSFLHFTSPSVSATNFVFNIVAIPSGVYRYLKEGRMAWPLTWVVIVGTLPGVFIGYYLRVLYLPGPKAFKLFVGCVLLYIGGRLLYEMTPYSQKGKHEMKALEEKFNQHVKTLKESQNSRMSSGLPQEAVIKTLSFSLSRVEYEFWGQRFSFHTIGMFLLAFAVGIIGGTYGIGGGAIIAPFCVAVFNLPVYTVAGAALMGTFLTSIAGVFFYSVIPAAEGLSTRPDWLLGLLFGTGGLAGMYCGARLQKYVPQKIIKLMLGVIMTFLAGRYILHFFA, via the coding sequence ATGCATTTCGACGTCTCAGGGGTGGACACATGGGTCTTCCTGCCGCCGCTGGTGGCCTTTGTGGTCTCCTTTTTCACCTCCATGGGCGGGGTGTCCGGCGCATTTCTTCTCCTCCCCTTTCAGGTGAGCTTTCTCCATTTCACCTCTCCGTCTGTCAGCGCCACCAATTTCGTATTCAATATCGTGGCCATTCCCAGCGGGGTCTACCGCTACCTCAAAGAGGGCCGTATGGCCTGGCCCCTGACCTGGGTGGTGATCGTCGGCACCCTGCCGGGGGTCTTCATCGGATATTATCTGCGGGTTCTGTATCTGCCCGGCCCAAAGGCCTTCAAACTGTTTGTGGGATGCGTGCTTCTCTACATCGGGGGCCGTCTCCTCTATGAGATGACCCCCTATTCCCAGAAGGGGAAACACGAGATGAAGGCCCTGGAGGAAAAATTTAATCAACACGTTAAAACGCTCAAAGAATCCCAGAACAGTCGGATGTCGTCCGGTCTTCCTCAGGAGGCCGTGATTAAGACCCTCTCATTCTCCCTTTCGAGAGTGGAATATGAGTTCTGGGGGCAGAGGTTTTCCTTCCACACCATCGGCATGTTTCTACTGGCCTTTGCAGTCGGCATTATCGGCGGAACCTACGGGATCGGCGGGGGCGCCATTATTGCGCCCTTCTGCGTGGCGGTTTTCAATCTGCCGGTTTACACGGTGGCCGGCGCCGCCCTCATGGGTACTTTTCTCACTTCCATCGCAGGGGTCTTTTTCTACAGCGTCATCCCCGCGGCAGAAGGGCTTTCCACAAGGCCGGACTGGCTCTTGGGCCTTCTCTTCGGGACCGGAGGGCTTGCCGGCATGTACTGCGGCGCGAGACTGCAGAAATATGTCCCCCAAAAAATCATCAAGCTGATGCTGGGAGTGATCATGACCTTTCTGGCCGGCAGGTATATCCTCCACTTTTTCGCTTAA
- a CDS encoding diheme cytochrome c, with amino-acid sequence MKNLQIHQWILFLLIFLLSPSGVFYAAFADHDDGKDEHRYEKREGKHAEHNGKRDLPIANNPAYVEHCGACHFAYQPGLLPSGSWDKILKGLADHFGEALELDQESMNAIDDYLKTHAADNSSAKLSGKIIKSVGSQTPLRITQVPYIQKKHYEIEPRVFERESIGSFSNCAACHTTAEKGIYDDDGVQIPN; translated from the coding sequence ATGAAAAATTTACAGATACATCAGTGGATTCTGTTCTTGTTGATATTCTTACTGTCACCAAGTGGGGTCTTTTATGCCGCTTTTGCCGATCATGATGATGGCAAAGATGAGCACCGGTATGAGAAAAGGGAGGGAAAACACGCTGAACACAATGGTAAACGTGATTTGCCAATTGCGAATAACCCAGCATATGTAGAACATTGCGGCGCCTGTCATTTCGCTTACCAGCCGGGCCTTCTGCCTTCAGGGTCATGGGATAAAATCCTGAAAGGCCTTGCAGACCATTTTGGGGAGGCCCTCGAGCTTGACCAGGAATCAATGAACGCAATTGATGACTATCTGAAGACCCATGCGGCGGATAATTCCTCCGCGAAACTATCCGGCAAAATCATAAAAAGCGTCGGCAGTCAAACACCGTTACGAATCACGCAAGTTCCCTACATCCAAAAAAAACACTATGAGATCGAGCCCAGGGTATTTGAACGTGAATCCATCGGTTCTTTTTCCAACTGCGCGGCCTGCCACACCACCGCTGAAAAGGGAATCTATGACGACGATGGGGTTCAGATTCCAAATTAG
- a CDS encoding DUF302 domain-containing protein yields the protein MTKEMAFSKPRHTIRQRIAAGLVLFFAICMLPGLALAQGISGDRPQLVQVIQSKKSFPETLKAFKEEVSKAGWSLLNVNNLAGVLSERGFTLHPVVVLDVCSGKHSSRILSNDDYRPFSAFMPCRVSIYQKSDGKVFIARMNAAAVTEMMLTGVAEVMLASDKEIAEIIANTVR from the coding sequence ATGACTAAAGAAATGGCGTTTTCAAAACCCAGGCACACGATCCGCCAACGAATAGCCGCCGGTCTGGTGCTGTTCTTTGCCATTTGTATGTTACCGGGCCTGGCTTTGGCCCAAGGGATCTCAGGTGATCGGCCCCAACTGGTCCAGGTCATACAGAGTAAAAAATCGTTTCCCGAAACCCTCAAGGCTTTCAAGGAAGAAGTGAGCAAGGCTGGGTGGAGTCTGCTTAATGTGAACAATCTGGCGGGTGTGCTCTCCGAGCGTGGTTTCACCCTACACCCTGTGGTGGTACTTGATGTGTGCAGCGGCAAGCACAGTTCTCGAATTCTGAGCAATGACGACTATCGCCCGTTTTCCGCGTTCATGCCCTGCCGTGTGAGTATCTACCAGAAATCCGACGGGAAGGTGTTCATCGCCCGAATGAATGCCGCTGCCGTCACAGAAATGATGCTCACCGGGGTAGCCGAGGTGATGCTGGCGTCAGACAAAGAAATAGCGGAGATCATCGCCAATACGGTCCGCTGA